In a genomic window of Bacteroidia bacterium:
- a CDS encoding phospholipase D-like domain-containing protein, producing MKLSIISILLAFVFVQGAIAQISSIASVRAAHASLPPNGTGSAVTVTGIVMNGSELGNIRYIQDGTGGIGVYGTSSMVTSLQRGDSIIVSGTVKNFNSLLEIDPVTSVTVVATNRPLYAPVNFNLPFTPAYAEAYEGILVRLNGATSITTTSGSSFTSFAGNTNYRINGDPNYILRVNSASTGPNGIVGKTPPSSNYDVIGIMSQFSPSSTSTGYQLLPRLIDDFVIPVPFITINPWASNITTTSFTVNFTTQNPGNTVVEYGLTPALGSSVSSSTLTTNHSINITGLTPATVYYVRASSTNSHGTSTSPIVPLITASNSSGTIKVYFNNSVNTTYAFPGNSATVLPSAIDDTIIAYINRAKYSIDIAIYNWGNVGISSISNAVNTAYANGKQVRVIYDGSTTSAGISALSSAIPKLASPTSSSYGIMHNKFIIIDANSADHNDPIVITGSTNWTDDQINNDKNALVIIQDKSLALAYKMEFEEMWGSNTTTPNPSASKFGPFKSNNTPHHFNIGGKLVELYFSPSDNVTSKLIETINSANEDFQAATMLCTRSDIANAIKNKHLSLLANGDSCSAVILNDTANASGPYFTMYSGLGKRLKIYNENSFIMHHKYLIVDASNPTNDPLVWVGSHNWTNSAETRNDENTLIIHDYWIANQFYQNFASIFNASTPTSRTACVYPYITSMSTSDNKPSPQNVEIYPNPTTGQITLNINNIKGEILQYGIWDVQGRNVILSEPIRYLGIYQVQLDISHLPQGIYLIRVQQGTQLSTYKILLSY from the coding sequence ATGAAGTTAAGCATAATCTCAATTCTGCTTGCTTTTGTTTTCGTACAAGGTGCAATAGCCCAAATTAGCAGTATTGCATCAGTAAGAGCAGCGCATGCTAGTCTACCTCCAAACGGTACAGGCAGCGCTGTAACTGTAACGGGAATTGTAATGAACGGTTCTGAACTAGGGAACATTCGCTACATTCAAGATGGTACAGGAGGAATTGGAGTATATGGCACAAGCTCTATGGTAACTTCTTTACAAAGAGGAGATAGTATTATTGTATCAGGTACGGTTAAAAATTTTAACTCTCTACTAGAAATTGATCCTGTAACTTCTGTAACCGTTGTAGCTACTAACAGACCTTTATATGCCCCTGTTAATTTTAATCTACCCTTTACACCTGCTTATGCTGAAGCTTACGAAGGAATATTAGTACGTCTCAATGGTGCTACTTCTATCACAACTACCAGTGGAAGCTCTTTTACTAGCTTTGCAGGCAATACTAACTACCGCATAAACGGGGATCCTAACTATATTTTGAGAGTAAATAGTGCTTCCACAGGTCCAAATGGAATTGTAGGAAAAACGCCCCCCAGCAGTAACTATGATGTTATTGGAATAATGAGTCAATTTAGTCCTTCAAGTACAAGCACAGGATACCAACTTTTACCTCGCCTGATTGATGATTTTGTTATACCTGTTCCTTTCATAACTATCAATCCTTGGGCAAGCAATATCACTACAACCAGTTTCACTGTTAACTTTACTACACAGAACCCAGGTAACACCGTTGTAGAATACGGACTTACTCCTGCATTAGGTTCATCGGTAAGTAGCAGTACTTTAACCACTAACCACAGCATTAACATTACAGGTTTAACTCCCGCAACCGTGTACTATGTAAGGGCTTCCTCTACTAACTCTCATGGAACTTCTACTTCACCTATCGTACCTTTAATTACTGCATCTAACTCTTCGGGTACAATCAAAGTATACTTTAACAATAGTGTGAACACTACTTATGCGTTCCCTGGCAATAGTGCTACTGTTTTACCAAGTGCTATTGATGATACTATTATCGCTTACATTAACCGTGCAAAATACTCTATTGATATTGCTATCTACAATTGGGGTAATGTAGGTATTTCAAGTATCAGTAACGCAGTCAATACTGCTTATGCTAATGGTAAACAAGTAAGGGTAATATATGATGGCAGTACAACTAGTGCAGGCATATCTGCACTAAGCAGTGCCATTCCTAAATTAGCCAGTCCGACTTCTTCTAGCTACGGTATAATGCACAATAAATTTATCATCATTGATGCAAACTCTGCTGACCATAACGATCCAATTGTGATTACAGGTAGTACAAATTGGACTGATGATCAAATTAACAATGATAAGAATGCACTTGTCATAATACAAGACAAAAGTTTAGCTTTGGCTTACAAAATGGAGTTTGAGGAGATGTGGGGTAGCAACACAACCACTCCTAATCCCTCTGCATCAAAGTTTGGTCCTTTCAAAAGTAATAACACTCCTCACCATTTTAACATAGGCGGTAAGTTGGTTGAATTATATTTCTCTCCATCAGACAATGTAACTAGTAAATTGATTGAAACTATTAACAGTGCAAACGAAGATTTTCAAGCAGCTACTATGCTTTGTACAAGAAGTGATATTGCGAATGCAATTAAAAACAAACACTTATCTTTATTAGCTAACGGTGATAGCTGCTCTGCTGTAATTCTAAATGATACCGCTAATGCTAGCGGTCCTTATTTTACTATGTATTCAGGATTAGGTAAAAGACTCAAAATTTACAACGAGAATAGCTTTATTATGCATCATAAATACCTAATAGTAGATGCTTCTAATCCTACAAACGATCCTTTGGTTTGGGTAGGTTCCCACAATTGGACAAACTCGGCTGAAACCAGAAATGATGAAAATACTCTGATTATCCACGATTACTGGATAGCTAACCAGTTTTATCAAAATTTTGCATCTATATTTAACGCCAGCACACCAACTTCACGCACAGCATGTGTATATCCATACATTACATCTATGTCTACAAGTGATAACAAGCCTAGTCCGCAAAATGTAGAGATATATCCCAATCCTACTACGGGACAAATTACGCTCAACATCAATAATATCAAAGGTGAAATTTTACAATATGGGATTTGGGATGTACAAGGTAGAAACGTTATTTTATCTGAACCTATACGTTACTTAGGTATTTATCAAGTACAGTTAGATATTTCTCATCTTCCACAGGGAATATATCTCATTAGAGTACAACAAGGTACTCAGTTATCTACTTACAAAATTTTATTGAGTTATTAA